A genomic stretch from Pieris brassicae chromosome 9, ilPieBrab1.1, whole genome shotgun sequence includes:
- the LOC123714103 gene encoding syndecan isoform X2 — protein sequence MQWRIYAWLSCVALVGYVRATEDGAAGVQPTETLHIQHDGPLASDKDLFIDDDGSGVEIDESSGSGYGPGPGPDDEDSRGSARILSSNPSEQEPRGAGEDQPSRPDISGDINLSGETDIISQAGSNLEPETRPADNGVVIMDTPHEDRATSFFAQPGILAAVIGGAVVGLLCAILVVMFIVYRMRKKDEGSYALDEPKRSPAAASYGKGHNNREFYA from the exons GACGGTGCCGCCGGTGTCCAGCCGACGGAGACACTCCACATACAGCACGACGGTCCTCTCGCCTCCGACAAGGATCTCTTCATTGACGATGACGGCTCGGGCGTAGAGATCGACGAGAGCTCTGGATCCGGTTACGGGCCCGGCCCTGGCCCCGACGACGAAGACAGCCGCGGCTCAG CGAGGATATTGTCAAGTAACCCGAGCGAACAAGAACCGCGCGGCGCGGGGGAGGATCAGCCCTCGCGCCCGGATATCTCTGGAGACATCAACTTGTCTGGAGAAACC GATATAATAAGTCAAGCGGGATCAAACCTAGAGCCAGAGACGCGGCCGGCGGACAACGGTGTGGTGATCATGGACACGCCCCACGAGGACCGCGCAACCAGCTTCTTCGCACAACCGGGCATACTAGCTG CCGTAATCGGTGGAGCCGTAGTAGGACTTCTATGCGCGATTCTAGTAGTAATGTTCATAGTATATAGAATGAGAAAGAAGGATGAAGGTTCATATGCTTTGGACGAGCCTAAGAGAAGCCCGGCAGCAGCATCGTATGGAAAAGGTCACAACAATCGAGAATTTTATGCGTGA
- the LOC123714103 gene encoding syndecan isoform X1: MQWRIYAWLSCVALVGYVRATEDGAAGVQPTETLHIQHDGPLASDKDLFIDDDGSGVEIDESSGSGYGPGPGPDDEDSRGSGDVPDAPEDDEDYTRTTEAPIPTIFHTNPSSPDESEPLTPPVVQPIDVFSPRILSSNPSEQEPRGAGEDQPSRPDISGDINLSGETDIISQAGSNLEPETRPADNGVVIMDTPHEDRATSFFAQPGILAAVIGGAVVGLLCAILVVMFIVYRMRKKDEGSYALDEPKRSPAAASYGKGHNNREFYA, from the exons GACGGTGCCGCCGGTGTCCAGCCGACGGAGACACTCCACATACAGCACGACGGTCCTCTCGCCTCCGACAAGGATCTCTTCATTGACGATGACGGCTCGGGCGTAGAGATCGACGAGAGCTCTGGATCCGGTTACGGGCCCGGCCCTGGCCCCGACGACGAAGACAGCCGCGGCTCAGGTGACGTCCCAGACGCGCCTGAGGATGACGAAGACTACACACGAACCACGGAGGCTCCGATACCCACTATATTCCATACGAATCCGTCCAGTCCGGACGAATCAGAGCCTCTAACCCCACCTGTAGTGCAGCCCATCGATGTATTTAGTC CGAGGATATTGTCAAGTAACCCGAGCGAACAAGAACCGCGCGGCGCGGGGGAGGATCAGCCCTCGCGCCCGGATATCTCTGGAGACATCAACTTGTCTGGAGAAACC GATATAATAAGTCAAGCGGGATCAAACCTAGAGCCAGAGACGCGGCCGGCGGACAACGGTGTGGTGATCATGGACACGCCCCACGAGGACCGCGCAACCAGCTTCTTCGCACAACCGGGCATACTAGCTG CCGTAATCGGTGGAGCCGTAGTAGGACTTCTATGCGCGATTCTAGTAGTAATGTTCATAGTATATAGAATGAGAAAGAAGGATGAAGGTTCATATGCTTTGGACGAGCCTAAGAGAAGCCCGGCAGCAGCATCGTATGGAAAAGGTCACAACAATCGAGAATTTTATGCGTGA
- the LOC123714103 gene encoding syndecan isoform X3, protein MDTPHEDRATSFFAQPGILAAVIGGAVVGLLCAILVVMFIVYRMRKKDEGSYALDEPKRSPAAASYGKGHNNREFYA, encoded by the exons ATGGACACGCCCCACGAGGACCGCGCAACCAGCTTCTTCGCACAACCGGGCATACTAGCTG CCGTAATCGGTGGAGCCGTAGTAGGACTTCTATGCGCGATTCTAGTAGTAATGTTCATAGTATATAGAATGAGAAAGAAGGATGAAGGTTCATATGCTTTGGACGAGCCTAAGAGAAGCCCGGCAGCAGCATCGTATGGAAAAGGTCACAACAATCGAGAATTTTATGCGTGA
- the LOC123714335 gene encoding pneumococcal serine-rich repeat protein-like — protein sequence MAAKFLLALACVTLAQCSPALINGYLYRDGRGFSVGQAFANGYGGRATGSATSDGGVLQAYGTASSADTQFARNGFGEATPGQAVANAEVFDGPEAPQYGVAKAVAEAQNAPKFYYEIPQPAAIMYEQNFELPAQMRYQLPAGQIKAESSAIVNGDSESSISTVSNDGAGSAQSSAQTRGAGSYGVTTSNANIYGGQGSASANANNGLSNTITSARTQGFGAANTRSQGGLGLTSAQSQTNGGYGSASSTVNNAYESAVATANSQGFGSANSNADINNAIASAKAAEHRGISWRFGTLYSTPSMVAPSVLGQAQASSQANGGLAKSTAQTNTAGYGNAQSSADALGQGSANANANINGGYVNSAAKTYGYDAGVAKTVANTQGFGTANSEANTGLGSVKSAANTKGFGYGNANANADISGTGLKSTANTNGFGSASSSANNGANLGSWRTNVYNPYGGSRTVANAQTSGQGSATSSANTQGVYAGYRVVNSSANTSGHGSAQANAQSI from the exons ATGGCAGCAAAGTTCCTCCTAGCTCTGGCTTGTGTCACTTTGGCTCAATGTAGCCCTGCCCTTATAAACG GTTACTTATACCGTGATGGACGAGGGTTCTCAGTGGGACAAGCCTTTGCGAACGGCTATGGTGGGCGTGCAACGGGGTCAGCTACCTCTGATGGCGGCGTGCTCCAGGCCTATGGTACTGCTTCATCGGCTGACACTCAATTTGCAAGAAATGGCTTTGGTGAAGCTACTCCTGGACAGGCTGTAGCAAATGCTGAGGTTTTTGACGGTCCAGAGGCTCCTCAATATGGAGTAGCCAAAGCTGTCGCTGAAGCTCAAAACGCACCGAAATTTTATTACGAAATCCCTCAACCAGCTGCCATTATGTATGAACAAAACTTTGAACTGCCAGCACAGATGAGATATCAATTACCTGCAGGACAAATTAAAGCTGAATCTTCTGCTATCGTCAACGGAGATTCAGAATCTTCAATCTCAACAGTGAGTAATGACGGTGCCGGTTCAGCTCAGTCTTCCGCCCAAACCCGTGGAGCAGGTAGTTATGGCGTAACAACCTCAAATGCAAACATTTACGGAGGACAAGGATCAGCATCCGCAAATGCTAACAACGGCCTTAGCAACACTATCACCTCTGCCAGAACTCAGGGATTCGGTGCCGCAAACACAAGGTCTCAGGGAGGACTCGGTTTGACCTCTGCTCAATCACAGACCAACGGCGGATATGGCTCAGCTTCTTCTACTGTTAACAATGCCTATGAATCAGCTGTTGCCACCGCAAATAGTCAAGGCTTCGGTTCAGCAAACTCAAACGCAGATATCAACAACGCCATTGCTTCTGCAAAAGCCGCTGAGCATAGAGGCATCTCGTGGCGTTTTGGAACCCTCTATAGTACCCCCTCGATGGTCGCTCCCTCTGTCCTCGGCCAAGCCCAAGCTTCAAGCCAAGCAAACGGCGGCCTAGCTAAATCTACCGCACAGACAAACACTGCTGGTTATGGAAATGCTCAATCATCCGCTGACGCTCTTGGTCAGGGCTCTGCCAACGCAAATGCTAACATTAACGGTGGTTACGTCAACTCTGCAGCGAAGACATACGGTTATGATGCAGGTGTAGCTAAAACCGTAGCTAACACTCAGGGCTTTGGAACTGCCAACTCTGAAGCGAACACTGGTCTTGGATCCGTCAAATCTGCCGCCAACACCAAAGGATTCGGTTATGGTAACGCAAACGCTAATGCCGATATCAGCGGAACAGGCCTAAAGTCAACAGCCAACACAAACGGATTCGGATCTGCTTCTTCTTCTGCCAACAATGGAGCCAACTTGGGTTCATGGAGAACAAACGTTTACAACCCTTACGGTGGGTCTCGCACTGTAGCTAACGCTCAAACATCTGGCCAGGGTTCCGCCACCTCATCAGCTAACACCCAAGGTGTATACGCTGGATACAGAGTAGTGAACTCTTCAGCAAACACATCAGGACATGGCTCAGCTCAAGCTAATGCCCAATCCATTTAA
- the LOC123714102 gene encoding putative nuclease HARBI1 encodes MSIDEFFTDFKRDIQEIRECRRKTLRARKKYKMRFNPLNMPDDTFRQYYRFTKQNMLKIVDLLRNDLEVDLRGGGVPVELQVMAVIRYWARHGIQENCADVHGISQQTLSRLAQKVSIALCCKSSQYIKMPENSTEESTIMHQFEEISGMKNITGVLDCTHIKIQKISDNNGQSFINSQGQYSINTQVICDATLRIRDIVCRWRGSTDDARIYNESSIKRRFEENEFFGKLMGDCAYPCSFHLLTPVLRPITEAEERYNQSFFETHNVVQQCMNVWKERFRILQDVIRGSLNTAKTTVVACAVLHNIAMQLNEPILEDTGLMESEFAMVEEPNLFVDDVNEIHRNQYIEEYFST; translated from the exons ATGAGTATTGATGAGTTTTTCACAGACTTCAAACGCGATATTCAAGAAATAAGAGAGTGTAGAAGAAAGACACTGCGagcaagaaaaaaatataaaatgaggTTCAATCCTCTAAACATGCCAGACGATACTTTCAGACAATACTACAGATTTACTAAGCAGAACATGCTAAAAATTGTTGATTTACTGCGAAATGATCTAGAAGTGGATTTGCGTGGGGGTGGAGTTCCAGTTGAACTGCAAGTGATGGCAGTTATTAGATATTGGGCTCGGCATGGG ATCCAAGAGAACTGTGCTGACGTCCATGGAATAAGTCAGCAAACGTTGTCGCGCTTAGCTCAAAAAGTTTCTATTGCATTATGTTGTAAAAGTTCTCAGTATATTAAAATGCCAGAAAATTCTACTGAGGAATCAACCATTATGCATCAATTTGAGGAAATAAGTGGCATGAAAAACATAACTGGTGTCTTAGATTGTACCCATAtaaagatacaaaaaataagtGACAATAATGGTCaatcttttattaacagtCAGGGACAGTACTCAATTAATACACAA GTTATCTGTGATGCCACTCTCAGAATACGAGATATTGTATGTCGCTGGCGAGGAAGTACTGACGATGCAAGGATATATAATGAAAGCTCAATAAAGAGGCGTTTTGAAGAAAATGAATTTTTTGGAAAACTAATGGGTGATTGTGCATATCCCTGTTCTTTTCATCTACTCACACCAGTTCTGAGACCTATAACTGAAGCAGAAGAAAGATATAATCAAAGTTTCTTTGAAACTCATAATGTTGTTCAACAATGCATGAATGTTTGGAAGGAAAGATTCCGAATTTTACAAGATGTCATTAGAGGCTCATTAAACACAGCCAAAACAACTGTAGTTGCTTGTGCAGTACTACATAATATAGCAATGCAATTAAATGAACCTATTCTTGAAGATACAG GTCTAATGGAAAGTGAGTTTGCTATGGTTGAAGaaccaaatttatttgttgatgATGTGAATGAGATACACAGAAACCAGTACATAGAGGAGTATTTTAgtacataa